GGCTGGGGCGTCCATCAGGCGTGTAATGGCTGGCTGGTCAACGGATCTCGCCACGGCGTGGTCCAGATACGGCTCACCCACGCCGTCAAACCGAGCAAAGCACCGACGGCCGGCGTGTTCAACAGGCCGGTCCGCTGTCTCTACGTCAGCGTTACCGACCCCGACGGCTTCATCGCCGCGCTGACGGGCTGGCAGTTGCCCGCCACCGGTTCCTAGTGCCATTCACGGACCGCGGCGAGGCTCCTGCCGGCCGAAACCGGCCTATGCTGGTGTTGTGATCGAAGCGGTACTCCCGTGGGCGCTTCCCGTCGTCGTGATTCTCGTCATCGTGACGATCCTGATCGCGCTTTCGGCACATTTCAACCACGACTGAGCGGTGCTACGACTCGGCGACATCGATACCGAAAATCGGCCTCGACGGGCCAGTCCGGTCGAAACTGGTTGGAGCGCCACTGCCTTGATCGGCGCCGACACATCGGGCTATCGCTAGAGCCGTTCGCGGACCGCGGCCGACAGCCGCGAACCATCGGCCTTGCCCGCGGCAATCGCGGTGGCGGCCTTCATCACCTGGCCCATGTGTTTCATGTGCGGCCGCTCCCCGATCGCCTCGGCGACCTGCGCCAGCGCGGTGTCGACGACGTCAGCCAGTTCGGCGTCGCTGAGCGGCGCCGGAAGGTACTCGTCGATGATCCGAGCCTCGGCGTGCTCTTCGGCGGCGAGGTCACCCCGGCCGTTCTGGGTGTAGATCGTCGCGGACTCCGCACGCTTGCGGGCTTCGCGTGCCAGCACCTTCAGGACGTCCTCGTCGGTAAGTTCTCGGGCCTGTTTGCCGGCGACCTCTTCGGCCTGGATCGCGGCCAACAACATTCGCAGGGTCGCCGTGCGCAGCTTGTCCTGCGCCTTCATCGACGCCGTGAGATCGGTACGCAACTGGGATTTGAGTTCCGCCATGCCCCATAACGCTACGCTCAGCCACATGGTGAATCCGCCTCCGCCCGGCTACCCCGGACCTGGTTTTCCGTCGCCCGGATAC
The window above is part of the Mycolicibacter sp. MU0102 genome. Proteins encoded here:
- a CDS encoding GatB/YqeY domain-containing protein, translated to MAELKSQLRTDLTASMKAQDKLRTATLRMLLAAIQAEEVAGKQARELTDEDVLKVLAREARKRAESATIYTQNGRGDLAAEEHAEARIIDEYLPAPLSDAELADVVDTALAQVAEAIGERPHMKHMGQVMKAATAIAAGKADGSRLSAAVRERL